One stretch of Balneola sp. MJW-20 DNA includes these proteins:
- a CDS encoding phosphopentomutase has protein sequence MMSNVYLIIIDGLGVGAQEDAHLYGDENMNTLGHVSKETGLRLPNLQKMGLGNIIPLSSIEQEQKPMAAWAKMREVSAGKDSTTGHWEIAGIQLEKPFPVYPEGFPDDLIAKFCEGTGVDKVLCNKPYSGTEVIKEYGDEHIKTGYPIVYTSADSVFQIAAHEDVIPVKKLYEWCEYVRNEICIGEHGVGRVIARPFTGQHGNYYRISDKRHDYSMSPPTHHLMNVLQQNGIKTYSIGKVIDLFAGDGFTQFRRTKSNAEGISQLLSAMSAVENSLVFVNLIDTDQLFGHRLDPEGYAESLKEFDRALPAILGKMKKGDLLMITGDHGNDPCSESTDHSREFVPLLVYPVNSAAKEDLGIRGSFSDIAVSVAEFFGAEHKFKGTSFLQKQ, from the coding sequence ATCATGAGTAATGTCTATCTGATCATTATTGACGGACTCGGGGTCGGCGCTCAGGAAGATGCACACCTTTACGGCGACGAAAACATGAATACACTGGGTCATGTCAGTAAAGAGACCGGACTCAGACTCCCTAATCTGCAGAAAATGGGGCTGGGAAATATTATTCCGCTCTCATCAATAGAACAAGAGCAGAAGCCAATGGCTGCCTGGGCTAAAATGAGGGAAGTATCTGCAGGTAAAGATTCCACCACCGGCCACTGGGAAATTGCGGGTATACAACTTGAAAAACCTTTTCCGGTATATCCGGAGGGCTTTCCGGATGACCTGATCGCTAAGTTTTGTGAGGGGACAGGAGTAGACAAAGTATTGTGTAACAAGCCTTATTCAGGTACAGAGGTAATTAAAGAATACGGCGATGAGCATATTAAAACCGGCTACCCTATTGTTTATACTTCAGCTGACAGCGTTTTTCAAATTGCCGCACATGAGGATGTGATCCCGGTTAAGAAGTTATATGAGTGGTGTGAATATGTCAGAAATGAGATCTGTATTGGTGAACATGGCGTTGGCAGGGTAATAGCCAGGCCGTTTACGGGGCAGCATGGAAATTATTACAGGATCTCGGATAAGAGGCACGACTATTCAATGAGTCCGCCCACTCATCATCTTATGAACGTGCTGCAGCAAAATGGAATAAAAACCTATTCTATAGGTAAGGTGATCGATCTATTTGCGGGAGATGGTTTTACGCAATTCAGACGGACCAAAAGCAATGCGGAAGGAATTTCTCAGCTGCTCAGTGCCATGAGTGCTGTTGAGAACTCCTTAGTATTTGTAAACCTGATTGATACCGACCAGCTTTTCGGGCACCGGCTTGATCCTGAAGGCTATGCAGAAAGTCTGAAAGAATTTGACCGGGCTCTGCCGGCAATACTCGGAAAAATGAAAAAAGGAGATCTGCTGATGATTACGGGGGACCATGGCAATGACCCTTGCTCGGAAAGCACCGACCACTCAAGGGAATTTGTTCCCTTGCTGGTGTATCCTGTAAATTCAGCCGCTAAAGAAGATCTGGGTATCCGAGGAAGCTTTTCTGATATCGCTGTATCGGTTGCAGAGTTCTTTGGAGCTGAACATAAATTTAAGGGCACCTCATTTCTGCAGAAGCAGTGA
- a CDS encoding RNA polymerase sigma factor RpoD/SigA codes for MAKSSGISTRESESLDRYLHEIGKEKLITPDDEVRLAKEIQKGSQRALEDLTKANLRFVVSVAKQYQNQGLSLGDLINEGNLGLIKAAKRFDETRGFKFISYAVWWIRQSILQALAEQSRIVRLPLNRVGALNKIGKELSKLEQEYERVPSAHELAESLEMTVGEVADTLKISGRHLSMDAPFAQGEDNRLLDVLENEEIPNPDFDLMGESLKVEIERALSKLTSREAEVIRLYFGIGREHSLTLEEIGERFDLTRERVRQIKEKALRKLRHHNRSAALRAYLG; via the coding sequence GTGGCAAAAAGTTCAGGCATTTCTACTCGTGAATCAGAATCTTTGGATCGCTATCTGCATGAAATAGGAAAAGAGAAACTGATCACACCTGATGATGAGGTTAGATTAGCTAAGGAAATTCAGAAAGGGAGTCAGAGAGCTTTAGAAGACCTCACCAAAGCAAACCTGAGATTCGTTGTTTCTGTTGCAAAACAGTACCAGAATCAGGGTTTATCTCTCGGAGATCTTATCAATGAAGGTAACCTCGGTCTGATCAAAGCTGCCAAGCGTTTTGATGAGACCCGTGGTTTCAAATTTATTTCTTACGCGGTATGGTGGATCCGCCAGTCTATTCTTCAGGCTCTTGCTGAGCAAAGCCGTATTGTAAGGCTTCCCCTTAACAGAGTAGGTGCTCTCAACAAGATCGGTAAAGAACTTTCAAAGCTTGAGCAGGAGTATGAAAGAGTTCCTTCTGCCCATGAACTTGCAGAAAGCCTTGAGATGACGGTAGGTGAGGTTGCAGACACGTTAAAGATCTCCGGTCGCCACCTATCTATGGATGCTCCCTTTGCGCAGGGTGAAGATAATCGTCTGCTCGATGTACTTGAAAACGAGGAGATCCCGAATCCTGATTTTGACCTTATGGGTGAATCCCTGAAAGTCGAGATTGAAAGAGCATTATCAAAACTGACCAGCCGTGAAGCTGAGGTGATCAGATTGTATTTCGGTATAGGTCGAGAACATTCACTGACCCTTGAAGAAATTGGTGAACGCTTTGATCTTACCCGTGAACGAGTCCGGCAGATTAAGGAAAAAGCACTCAGAAAGTTGCGGCATCATAACCGCAGCGCAGCTCTCAGAGCTTATCTGGGATAG